The Coleofasciculus chthonoplastes PCC 7420 region TAAGAATTTTTATTGCTTTCTCGGCTAGCTGTCTGGATATACAGAATCAACAAAAAAACTGTGGGAACCAGCACAAACAGAAGACTGGCAACGAACCCTAACTCATTAACTTGCATTGAACTAGTGCCTCTACAATTGGTTTTGAACCGCTCTTCTTAGAATATCATTGGCTTCTGCCAATAGTGCAGGTTGACTGCAAATATTGATCAGCAACATTACTTCCCCTGCTCTCAGATGCGCCATGGCACGTCTCTGTATTGCTTACCCTGTTTTCCATGCTCCCCGCACCTTCAGGGCTTAGTTTTCACGCTGACTGGTCCATTGACCAAGGCTTGGCAGGCTAATCGATAACTCTCCGGTTTTTTCTTCAGTTTACGCTG contains the following coding sequences:
- the psbM gene encoding photosystem II reaction center protein PsbM, which encodes MQVNELGFVASLLFVLVPTVFLLILYIQTASRESNKNS